From the genome of Vicia villosa cultivar HV-30 ecotype Madison, WI linkage group LG2, Vvil1.0, whole genome shotgun sequence, one region includes:
- the LOC131646575 gene encoding eugenol synthase 1-like, giving the protein MEGDKNNRIIVFGGTGYIGKYVVKASISLGYPTFVYTRPITSQTSPSKKQLCQEFNSIGVTLVEGNLEHEHLVEVIKQVDIVICTYGYPQVLEQLKITDAIKVAGNIKRFLPSEFGVEEDRINPLPPFQAFLDKKRKIRREIEAANIPYTYISASFCGAYFVNFLLRPYEEKNEIVVYGDGDIKGVLNYEEDIGTYTIKVANDPRTQNRIVTYRPSKNIISQNELILLWEQKTDQKFSKTIISEEEIVKLSQTLPPPQDIPISIIHSAYVRGDHMFELREDDLEASQLYPEHNYTSIDQLLDIFLVNPPPPASAAFG; this is encoded by the exons ATGGAGGGTGATAAGAATAATAGGATTATTGTATTTGGTGGAACTGGTTATATAGGAAAGTATGTGGTGAAAGCAAGCATCTCTTTAGGTTATCCAACTTTTGTGTACACTCGACCTATAACCTCACAAACTTCTCCCTCTAAGAAACAACTTTGCCAAGAATTCAACTCTATAGGAGTAACATTAGTGGAG GGAAATCTTGAACATGAGCATCTTGTAGAAGTGATTAAACAAGTTGACATTGTGATATGTACGTATGGATACCCTCAAGTTCTGGAGCAACTCAAAATTACCGATGCTATCAAAGTTGCTGGTAATATCAAG AGATTTCTTCCATCGGAGTTTGGTGTGGAAGAGGATAGAATAAATCCTCTACCTCCTTTTCAAGCTTTTCTtgataagaaaagaaaaattagaagagaAATTGAAGCAGCTAACATCCCTTATACTTATATCTCGGCAAGTTTTTGTGGTGCATATTTTGTAAATTTCTTGCTTCGTCCCTATGAGGAAAAGAATGAAATTGTTGTTTATGGTGATGGTGATATCAAGG GTGTACTAAATTATGAAGAAGATATTGGTACCTACACTATTAAAGTAGCAAATGATCCAAGAACACAAAATCGCATTGTTACTTATCGACCTTCGAAAAATATCATATCACAAAACGAATTGATATTGCTATGGGAGCAGAAGACTGATCAGAAATTTTCCAAGACTATTATATCTGAGGAAGAGATTGTTAAATTATCACAAA CTTTACCTCCTCCACAAGATATACCAATTTCAATAATTCATAGTGCATATGTTAGAGGAGACCATATGTTTGAACTAAGAGAagatgatcttgaagcttcacaactaTATCCTGAACATAACTACACATCTATTGATCAACTTCTTGACATATTTCTTGTTAACCCTCCACCTCCTGCATCTGCTGCTTTTGGATGA